The Piliocolobus tephrosceles isolate RC106 chromosome 16, ASM277652v3, whole genome shotgun sequence DNA window CCATTTTTACGCCTCCATCTAGTAGAGAAGTTCCTCAAGTACTAGAAGGGAGATAAGAGCCAAGAACCTGGCACATGTTTCACATCACCCAGAGATTTCAAATTGATCAGTTAAGGCTACACTCCTACAGACCCTACCCTCCTGTGCATCAAGGGCTGGAATCACTCATCGAAAAAGGTTTggttggctggacatggtggcccatgcctgtaatcccagcacttggggaggctgaggcaggtggaggccagagttcaagaacagcctggtcaatgtggtgaaacttgaggccaggagttcaagaacagcctggccaacacggtgaaaccctgtctctaataaaaatgcaaaacttagccaggtgtggtggcacacacctgtaatcccagctacctgggagtctgagacataagaatagcttgaaccaggaagcagaggttgcagtgagctgagatcaggccactgcactccagcctgggtgacagagtgagactgtgtctcaaaaaaaaaaaaaaaaaaagaaaagggctaggtgcggtggctcatgcctataatcccagcactctgggaggccgaggtgagcagatcacttgaggtcaggagtttgagagcagcctgggcaacatggtgaaaccatgtctctaataaaaatacaacaacaagaaaatagccaggtgtggtgttaggcacctgtaaccccagctactcgggaggctgaggcaggagaattgcttgaacctgggaggtggaggttgcaatgagccgagatcacaccagtgcacttcagcctaggcgactgagtgaggctccatctcaaaaaagaaaaaactttggTACAGATAATTTGGCTCCTCCCTGGGCATCACCCCCGGGAGCCTACTCCACTCCATTAGCCTATAGCCCTGCCTCTGACTTCAAACCCTAAGCCTGATGGTCATGAATactaaaaaaatactcaacattagTATCAATTGAGTACTCTTTCTAGATATCTATATTATACACTTTTTTGGCTGAAACCCTTTtatgagtaaaaaaaaagaactgaatgtTTACACAAAAAGTTTATGCAAATCTTTAGATGATGacctggcatggtagctcatgcctataaccccagcaacTTGGGatcctgaggcaagaggatctcttgaggccaggagctggagatcaGGTGGgacaacacagaaagaccccatctctaaaaatagtaataattagccaggtgtggtggtgcatgcctgtagtcctggctactcaggaggctgaggcaggaggatcccttgagcccagaagttggaggttacagtgagctatgatcatgctactgtactctagcctgggcaacagagcaagaccttgtctctaaaaaagtaataaatagatttaaaaaaaaaaacaaaaactttagatGGTTTTGCTGGGATAACCGAGGGCTACAAGAGACACATATTTGAAGAACTATTTTAGCTTGAAGCAAGTTCTTAaccaaaaactgtaaaaacattacttccttcttcctcctaaCTTTCTTGGTAGGAAGTCAGCTGTACGATTTTAAATTTAAAGGTTCAATCAGATATTACCTAAAGTAAAACCCTATACTGTAAGACAGAAAAACTCTGCCCAGGACTTGAGTAGCTCAGAGAGGGAAGGGCTTGATATGTATCCAAAAAGATGACTTtcaaaaagtaaggaaaaaagaTCCTTTCCACGCCAAATCCCTACCCTCCTCCACTCCCAGTGAAAACAGACCTTCCTCCACCTTATCCACAGGCTCCTCCACCAAGCCAACGCCAGGACTCCTGCAATCATAGGCTGGCAACATCACCTCTAAAGCACAGAAGAACTTCAGGCTTTGCTTTGGAAGTGGCACCATGctatcttcattttctctttcttcaaggTCAGAAAGCTCCTGAAGCTGTAAGGATATTTAATGTAAGGTCCTTCCTAGGATCTTAATGTAGGCTTCAAAATGTTttgttattaaaagtaaaaacttggccaggcgtggtggttcatgcctgtaatcccagtactttgggaagccgaggtgggcggatcacgaggtcaagagattgagagcatcctggccaacatggtgaaaccccgtctctactgaaaatacaaaaattagctgggcacggtggcgggcacctgtggtcccagctactcgggaggctgaggcaggagaatcgcttgtacccaggaggtagattttgcagtgagccgagatagcaccactgcactccagcctggcaacagagcgagactctgtctcaaaaaaacaaaacaaaaaaaaaaacaaaaagcaagcaaacaaacaaacaacaaccaaaaaaacaactAAACTCCAGTCATTCAAGCAAACAGTTGAGGTGTCCTATGGCTTCAAAATCAAGTTAGATTTGCAAATGAGTTGCTAGATAGAGAcaactattttttattatatgccacaaaaacagtggagAAAATTATGGATACCACCATCCTAGTGACTGAGATTATTAATTCTAGGTAGCAGGCCAATTCAGACATGTTCACTTATCCTCAATGGTAGAGGCCTCTCACATCTCCTCCCTACAATCCAGTTCAATACTTCTGTCTAATATCTAGGATTTCAATGTTGAAAGGAGAGTGTGGTTagtgaaaaaaaatctacaaggTTTACCTTGATGATCCTTTTGGACCACCCATTGAAACCAAAGTAGTAATTCGCCAGTTCTTGGCATCGGGAACTGTTCAGGGCAAGGGCTTGATGTTGAACTGCCTTATGTCTGGTGCCAAGACGAACCTAAAGTCATAAGAGATAGACTCATAAATATCACAACCTGCTAGAGATTTTATTTTGGATACTTCTGAGATTTGTCAATACCAAGTAtgcaaagaaaaattgttttggtCTTCCCATTCAGTAGCTCCTGCTTGAGAATATGACCTGAATATAGATAAGATGAACCCACCACCCATCCCCCTCCCCAAGTTACTAACCCCTGTTAAAAGATGAAATACaatcgggtgcggtggctcctgtttgtaatcccagcactttgggaggctgaggcgggtggatcacaaggtaaggatatcgagcccatcctggctaacatggtgaaaccctgtctctactaaaaatactaaatattagccaggcatggtgacatgtgcctgtagtcccagctactcgggaggctgaggcaggagaatcgctcaaacctgggaggcagagcttgcagtgagccgagatagtgccactgcactccaccctaggcgacagagtgagactccgtctcaaaaaaaaaaaaaaaaaaaaagaggaaaaNNNNNNNNNNNNNNNNNNNNNNNNNNNNNNNNNNNNNNNNNNNNNNNNNNNNNNNNNNNNNNNNNNNNNNNNNNNNNNNNNNNNNNNNNNNNNNNNNNNNgcgacagagtgagactccgtctcaaaaaaaaaaaaaaaaaaaagaggaaatacacaTACTTCTACAAATTTTACAAGCAACTGAAACAACTAGAGGTTTATGTGCATTTATAAGTTTCTTTGAGAACGCAAATATCTACtgttaattcttaaaatattttacccatttttgtGGATTTCTTACATCACAAGTTCTTTCCTATTCCTATatgtctatttcatttttattatattcatgaaattcaaatgatacaaataaagtcaaatttatttgtattagaaattaataagaatTAACAGTaatgttaattcttttcttttttttgagatggagtcttgctctgtcgcccatgctggagtgcagtggcgcgatctcagctcactgtgagctccgcctcccgggttcacgccattctcctgcctcagcctcccaagtagctgggactatgggtgcccaccaccacgcctggctaattttttgtattttttttagtagagacggggtttcaccatgttagccaggatggtctcgatctcctgaccttggcctTGGCcaatccgccggccttggcctcccaaagtgctgggattacaagtgtgagccacagcgcctggccgaAGTTAAttctttattgatttgtttatgcaCCTTCCTCTATCACTGGTTTACAAGCTCTGTAAGTCCCAGATGAAATCATAGCTTTTTTCACTTCCAGAACCAAGCACAGTTCTTGGCATATAATAGAAGACAGATCATCTGTcgactgaatgaataaaacaatgagcaagtaaaaattgaaattactttCTCCACCtgaaaagaaggagaaatgcCTGttgggaaagagaaatgaagaccaATTTTTAAACGTTGAGTGCTACTGGCGAGACCGGCCTGTATCACGAGTCACAGTGGAGCCTTTCTGGACAACCAGGAAGCTTCAAAAAACTCTGAGCCCCTGGGTGGCATAGACAGTTGTCAGCTTGGATAACCTTGCCATAGTTCTTGGCGGCAaccattttccttcatttcacaaaaaaataaaaacaaaaaccaaaaaaacacaaaaaaccctcttgaccgggcgcagtggctcacgcctgtaatcctgccactttgggaggctgaggcgggcagatcacttgaggtcaggagttcaagaccagcctggccaacatggagaaatcttgtctctaccagaaatacaaaaattagctgggtgtggtggtctctaaaaaaattaaaaagtgaatataaGCAGAAGTCTTCCGGCGaagatttcattcattcactcattttttagagatagggtttcactctgtggcccaggcaggagtgcagtgatgcaattaaTTACTCATTGCACCCTCAAAcctctaggctcaagcgatcctcccacctcagtctcccaagtagctgggactacaggtgcatgccaccacacctggctgatacttaattttttatttttctttctttcttttctttttttgagatggagtctcactctagtctgcatgctagagtgcagtggcacaatctcagctcactgcagcctccacctcctgggttcaagtgattctcatgcttcagcctcctgggttcaagcgattctcatgcttcagcctcccgagcagctggaactacaggcgcatgccaccatgcccggctagtttttgtatttttagtatagatagagttttgctatgttgcccaggctgatctcaaactgctggcctcaagtgatccgcctgcctcgatcttccaaagtgctgggattataggcatgagccacggtgcccagccttatctttaatttttttttatagagacagggtctcactttgctgcccaagCTGAGATTTCTTAAAAAGGGACAGCATAAAATGACATGAGGTTTAGCTCAGCAGGTTTTAGTTCAACCTCAAGTTTCCATAATTCTTTTCAAGAACCTTAAACAAGTCACTCAACCATCTTGAGTTTgagtttcttcatctaaaaaacCCAGAGGAACTGGAAGATTAGTGTGGCAATGCAtctgaaaatattctgtaaaccAGAGTGCTAGACAAATGCTAACCTATTACTGAATTCAGCACTTCATTCCAGCGGAGCTAGGAATTCCATATTTGGACCCACCTTTACTGGAGATTTCTGAAAAAGCTGCTTCCGGTCGCATGCCTTTTGGGCTCTGCGGGCAGCCCTTGCTGAATAAAACTTAATGACGGCATAAAAACCAGGATGGGCCACTGCAGCATTTGGGAAGACCCGGACTGAATATAGAAGGCCAAACTTGGAAAATGCTGTGAACAGAGAATGCTGCGGGGGTGGTCCCACCCCAAGTAAGTACATGAAATCTCACGCCCATAAAACAAAACCGCACATGCCCTCATATTCCCCAAACCCCTCTTCGCGAAGGATGCTATTCAAAACACTTTCCACTTAATCAATAGGTTTTCCTCTTAAAATCCTAAACTTTAAGTAGCACTGGAAGGTAAAACGTGCTGTCGGTGGAGAGATACCTCTCCGGGACTCTAAAAATCTTTTGGGGGTCGTTAGTTGTCAGTTGGGATCCCTTTTAGAATTAAGAGTCCTtcagcagaggctgaggcaggtaaggGTCTGAGGCAGGGCTCCGGAACTCCCAGTCAGCGGGTGGGCGGctttctccatccctccctcctttctggcCCCGGCTCACATGCAAAGCCTCGGCCGTGGGTCCGGAGCTCAGTTCCCACACTAGCAAGGTTTTGTCACTCTCGATGGGAACCGCAAAAGGAACCAACTCCGCCATCCTCCCTCCACCGCACCTGCGCGGCTAACCGTCGCCCCAGCACTGCGCCTGCGCAAGGCACGCCCgcgcttttttaaaaagaggctcaTGCGAGGGGCGGGGCCGGCGCTCGGATCGCTCCCTCGCCCCTCCTACCTAGGGCCGGCCTCTGAGTCTGTTCCCCTCCTCCAGCCACAGCCCCAAGATCCGAGTTCAGAGCTTCTGTTCAAAGCATGTTTAGGGTAGAGTCCCAAAATGGGCTGACAGGATGGAAGGGTAGGGACATGTTTACAGCAGCCAGCTTCATCTTCACTCTTGAAGGAGATTAGGGTACTAAGTATTAGCACTACCTACTGAGCTTGTGGGAAATAACCATGAAAGATGCAATCTTTTGACAAGAGGTTTTTTTAAGAGTTTGAAATTGCAAATAAAAGTATAACTCACTAAGCCATTAACAGTCTGGCATGAAATCCTTAAAAAGAATTCCCTGGTTGTCCTACGTCATTCTGGTGAATCGTGTATCTGTACTTGTGGAGGTCAGACGATGTGAGAGGTTGGAGATATGAGTGAGAAGGAagacattaattttgaaaaaaaagaaaaagtcaaagaataGGTCCAAATAGGGCACCAACATTGGAGCCGACGGTGTCTGAGAAGGGTAGGTGTCATAATCAGCTACGTGGTGGAGGAGCGTAATCAACTGGTGGGTTCATTTTACCCACTGCCCAGAAAGGATGATTTACTGAGACAGTGTTActgaaatagagaaagagtttcataAGCACAGAACCAGCTAAATAGAagaccggagttttattattactcaactTAGCCTCCCTGAAAATTTGGAAGCTggggttttttattattttttattttattttatttatttttttgagacggcgtctggctctgttgcccaggctggagtgcagtggcacaatcccggctcactgcaacctctgcctccagggttcaagcgattcccctgcctcagcctcccaagtagctgggtctacaggcttgcaccaccacacaaagctaatgttttgtattttagtagagccggggtttcaccatgttggccaggatggtctcgatctcctgacttcgtgatccataagccttggcctaccaaagtgccgggattacaggcgtgaacaccGCCGGCCTGAAGctggtggttttgtttgtttgtttgtttttttgagacggagtctcacttcgtccccaggctggagtgcagtggcgtgatctcggctcactgcaagctgcgcatcctgggttcacgccattctcctgcctcagcctcctgagtagctgggactacaggcgcccaccgccacgcctggctaatttttttgtgtgtttttagtagagacgcggtttcactgtgttagccaggatggtctcaatctcatgacctcgtgatccgcccgcctcggcctcccaaagtgttggggttacaggtgtgagccaccatgtctggccgaAGCTGGtgttttttaaaggataatttggcAGTCAGGGGGCCAGGGAATGGGAAATGCTGACTGGTTGGGTCAAGGATGAAATCAGAGAGTCAGAGCTTGTGTTCTTGTGGTGAGTGAATTCCTGGTTGGGGGCCACAAGCCCAGATGAGCAGGTTTGCCCATCTGAGTGGTGCCAGCTGGTCCGTCAGAATAAAGGGTCTGAAAAATACCTAGAATgccaattttatgttttataatagtAATGTTGAAAGGAGTTAGTTAGCTTGCCTTAAAGAGAGTGGACACAAAGCAAGGGAAGTTCCCTGGAGAGATCCCAGCCCACAGGGTCAGTGCCTAATCCCCACATAACATAAAAAGCAGCCTGGGAAAAAATTCAAGCTACCAGCACCGATAAGGGAACTAGCATAGGTCATTGTGCCTGGAGACATGCCCACGGCTGCACAGATGGAAAAACCTCTGGCCCATTTGGATAAAAGCTTGCATAAACCTTCAGCTCACTCAGATAAAGGAACGAGGCCTGGCATAGAAATGCCTTTTCCTTTGTATAGTCAGCGGGCTCCCAGGATGAAGTTGCTTCTCCTTTTGTGGGCATGGGCATAGTGGGCTCCGCTGGGTTCCAGTGGGcactctgctttcctttttgGACTGTCAGTCCAGCCTCTATGAATCATCACTTCAGCCCCTGATAGGTCTCGGGCCAAGCTAAGAAGCATCTAAGAATCATCATTTCAGCTCCTGACTGGTCCTGGGCCAAGGCTCCTGGCCAAGCTGAGTTCTCCAAGACAGCCAGCAGACGAAGCACATTGCTTCCCCTTTCCAATCCATAAATACCCCAGCCTCATAGGGGGCATCCATTCTGGCCCCCACTCTCTGCTAgcagagagctttcttctttcGCTTATTAAACTTTCGTTGTAACCCCACCTTTGTGTCCCTGCTCCTTAATCATCTTGGAGGTAGGACAAAGAACTCCGGGAGTTATCTCAGACAACTAGAGACTGTTATATCTTGGTGCATTGCTAAGACTACAACAATGTTTTGAATAGGAGCAACTGGGGAGGTTAGGAATCTTGTGGCCTCTGGCTACATAATTTCTgagccataatttctaatcttgtggctaatttgtttgttttacaaaggAGATCTGATTCCCAAGCAGGGAGGTGGTTTGTTTCAGGAAAGGACtattatctttgtttcaaagttaaacagTAAAAATTCATCCCATAGTTAGTGTGGCCTGTGCCCAGGAATGAGCAAGGGCAGCTTGGAGTTAGAAGCAAAATGGAATCAGGTCAGAtttgtcataatttttataaagtctgCTTCAGTAACACAAGAAGGAAAGCAAGCAGTTCCTACTACTGTTTATTTTAATTCTAGAATGTCAGAGCCAGAAGAGACCCTGCAGGACAAGTCTCTTGTGGTTTCTGAATAATGATCCTCAGACCCATGCTGTGATAAAGTTTTCACCCCTACTCTACAAAATGAGGACAATATGGAAAATATAGTCaggttttttataatttcataaaataaaatagattccaCTCCATTCTTTTACAAGTATGAACTCCCTATAATGTTGAtactaaaaattgttttatgaaaAGATGCTAATAGAGGATAGTTGCTTTAATGCTCTTATTtggacattaaaattaaaaattagaaatctcAGCCGGGCCTGGTagctcacatccataatcccagcactttgggaggccaaggcaggtggatcatttgaggtcaggagttcaagaccagcttggccaacatggtgaataccctgtctctcctaaaaatacaaaatagctgggcacggtggctcatgcctgtaattccagcactttgggaggctgaggtgggtggatcacctgaggtcaagagttcaagaccagcctggccaacatggtgaaaccctgtctctactaaaatactaaaagtacaaaaattagccaggtatggtggtgggtgcctgtaatcccagctactggggaggttgaggcaggataattgcttgaacccaggaggcggaggttacagtgagtggagatcataccactgcactccagcctgggtgacagagtgagactccgtctcaaaaacaaaaaaaaaattggctgggtgtggtagcacacacttgtagtcccagctacttgggaggctgaggcaggagaattgctcgagcccggaagttggaggctgcagtgagccaagatcctgccattgcattccagcctgggctatgcagtgagactctgtctcaaaaaaaaaaaaaaaaaattagaaatttcaggtttaattatttttcacattttatcacCTGTGAAATACAAAAGTCTGGGAACTACTGAATAGTCAAATCTCTCCTTTTATAGTAGAAACAGTTAAGGCTCAGTGGTAGAGAAATAAGTGGTCCAAGATAAAACCCCAGTTTGGTCAGACACTACTGATGGTGGCTATGTGTAGGACATTCCTTCAACTGTTCCTTTTctgactttgctttttctttaagcATGTTCTACTCCACATCAGCACCCTCCAGGCAAACCAGATCCTGTCCAGAGAAGACTTTTTAATCGTCTAGATCCTATTCTCTCAAAGCACCCCAAAATTATTGGCGTCTGCCACTATTTCTCCATCCCATCACTACTTTCTCCACATCAATACCATACCCTTAGCCCCACCCATTGCCTACTTCTGAGCTTTCTCTTTTACTTCAAAAATTGTTCTTTGGAGGAATTACTTGGATGCTGATACTGTTTCAAAGCaataattatgaattttattatacatttaataatCTATTGTAATGTT harbors:
- the RDM1 gene encoding RAD52 motif-containing protein 1 isoform X2, encoding MAELVPFAVPIESDKTLLVWELSSGPTAEALHHSLFTAFSKFGLLYSVRVFPNAAVAHPGFYAVIKFYSARAARRAQKACDRKQLFQKSPVKVRLGTRHKAVQHQALALNSSRCQELANYYFGFNGWSKRIIKLQELSDLEERENEDSMVPLPKQSLKFFCALEVMLPAYDCRSPGVGLVEEPVDKVEEESGKIAVEYRPSEDIIDVRCEEELHGLIQVHCSPWKQYGQEEEEYLSDFSLEEEEFRLPELD
- the RDM1 gene encoding RAD52 motif-containing protein 1 isoform X3, which encodes MAELVPFAVPIESDKTLLVWELSSGPTAEALHVRLGTRHKAVQHQALALNSSRCQELANYYFGFNGWSKRIIKLQELSDLEERENEDSMVPLPKQSLKFFCALEVMLPAYDCRSPGVGLVEEPVDKVEEGPLSFLMKRKTAQKLAIQKALSDAFQKLLIVVLESGKIAVEYRPSEDIIDVRCEEELHGLIQVHCSPWKQYGQEEEEYLSDFSLEEEEFRLPELD
- the RDM1 gene encoding RAD52 motif-containing protein 1 isoform X1 is translated as MAELVPFAVPIESDKTLLVWELSSGPTAEALHHSLFTAFSKFGLLYSVRVFPNAAVAHPGFYAVIKFYSARAARRAQKACDRKQLFQKSPVKVRLGTRHKAVQHQALALNSSRCQELANYYFGFNGWSKRIIKLQELSDLEERENEDSMVPLPKQSLKFFCALEVMLPAYDCRSPGVGLVEEPVDKVEEGPLSFLMKRKTAQKLAIQKALSDAFQKLLIVVLESGKIAVEYRPSEDIIDVRCEEELHGLIQVHCSPWKQYGQEEEEYLSDFSLEEEEFRLPELD